The Cucurbita pepo subsp. pepo cultivar mu-cu-16 chromosome LG08, ASM280686v2, whole genome shotgun sequence genome contains a region encoding:
- the LOC111800685 gene encoding abscisic acid receptor PYL4-like, with translation MLPKPSVSSVLIDQINGSDSISVSIHCHKEAQKWFPVQESVALYHTHAVGPNQTCSAVVREIAAPVSTVWSVVRRFDNPQAYKHFVKSCHVVVGDGNVGTLREIHVISGLPAGCSTERLEILDDEHHILSFSMIGGDHRLANYRSVTTLHPSPADGGNKTIVVESYAVDTPPGNTKEETTVFVDTILRCNLQSLAKLAENLHKRNNQSPP, from the coding sequence ATGCTACCGAAGCCCTCTGTATCGTCTGTTCTAATAGACCAAATCAACGGCTCCGATTCAATCTCCGTCTCAATCCATTGCCATAAGGAGGCTCAGAAGTGGTTTCCGGTGCAGGAATCCGTAGCCCTTTACCATACGCACGCTGTGGGGCCCAACCAGACCTGCTCCGCCGTGGTCCGAGAAATCGCCGCCCCCGTCTCCACCGTCTGGTCAGTGGTCCGGCGGTTCGACAACCCTCAGGCTTACAAACACTTCGTCAAGAGCTGCCACGTCGTTGTAGGCGACGGCAACGTCGGAACCCTAAGGGAGATCCACGTCATCTCCGGCCTTCCCGCCGGCTGCAGTACAGAACGTCTCGAGATTCTCGACGACGAACACCACATCCTCAGTTTCAGCATGATAGGCGGCGACCACCGCCTCGCCAACTATAGATCCGTCACAACACTCCATCCTTCGCCGGCCGACGGCGGAAATAAAACCATCGTCGTGGAGTCCTACGCCGTCGATACGCCGCCGGGAAATACCAAAGAAGAAACAACAGTGTTCGTCGATACGATTCTCCGTTGCAATCTTCAGTCGTTGGCTAAACTCGCCGAGAATTTGCATAAACGCAATAATCAATCTCCGCCATAA